One Mycolicibacter sp. MU0083 DNA window includes the following coding sequences:
- a CDS encoding RNA polymerase sigma-70 factor, with product MNTEHADRFMQLRPLLFTIAYEVLGSATEADDVLQDSYLRWAEVDLTQVRDAKAYLAALVTRQALNALRAGARRREEYVGPWLPEPLLLDEHDPSADVVLAESVSMAMLVVLETLRPDERAVFVLREVFGFGYDEIGAAVGKTTAAARQVAHRARNHVQARRPRYTPVDPDENARVAAEFMAAAAGGDLATVMSMLAPDVVWTADGGGKVTAARRPIVGADNVARAIMALVRSGGRYVDLRLELGVCNSAPAVLFFDGDRLAGVFTFEIVDGVITHFYAMRNPDKLAAAAAARRIART from the coding sequence ATGAACACCGAACACGCCGACAGGTTCATGCAGCTGCGACCGCTGCTGTTCACCATCGCCTACGAGGTGCTGGGTTCGGCGACCGAAGCCGACGACGTCCTGCAGGACAGCTATCTGCGCTGGGCCGAGGTGGACCTGACGCAGGTCCGCGATGCCAAGGCCTACCTGGCCGCCCTGGTCACCCGCCAGGCGCTCAACGCGCTGCGGGCCGGCGCCCGGCGCCGCGAGGAGTACGTGGGGCCGTGGCTTCCCGAACCGCTGCTGCTGGACGAGCATGATCCCTCGGCCGACGTGGTGCTGGCCGAGTCGGTGTCGATGGCGATGCTGGTGGTGCTCGAGACGCTGCGCCCCGACGAGCGTGCGGTGTTCGTGCTGCGCGAGGTGTTCGGGTTCGGCTACGACGAGATCGGTGCCGCGGTCGGCAAGACCACCGCGGCGGCACGCCAGGTGGCGCATCGGGCCCGCAACCACGTGCAGGCGCGACGCCCGCGCTACACGCCGGTGGATCCCGACGAGAACGCCCGGGTCGCCGCGGAGTTCATGGCCGCGGCCGCCGGCGGCGACCTCGCGACGGTCATGTCGATGCTGGCACCCGACGTGGTCTGGACCGCCGACGGCGGCGGCAAGGTCACCGCGGCGCGGCGGCCGATCGTCGGCGCCGACAACGTCGCCCGGGCGATCATGGCGCTGGTGCGCTCCGGGGGCCGCTACGTCGACCTGCGACTGGAGTTGGGTGTCTGCAACTCGGCGCCGGCGGTGCTGTTCTTCGACGGCGACCGTTTGGCGGGCGTGTTCACCTTCGAGATCGTCGACGGGGTGATCACGCACTTCTACGCGATGCGCAACCCGGACAAGCTGGCCGCGGCGGCCGCCGCCCGGCGGATCGCCCGCACCTGA